The following proteins are encoded in a genomic region of Ananas comosus cultivar F153 linkage group 25, ASM154086v1, whole genome shotgun sequence:
- the LOC109703664 gene encoding caffeoylshikimate esterase-like — MVHPVAEADERSPFGRLSAPEFYARHSISHSSSSFVNPRGLRIFTQRWAPLPPAEIMGTIGVIHGFTGESSWMVQLTAVHFAKAGFAVGALDHQGHGFSDGLTNHIPDIEPVVDDCVAFFDSFRSDYPPSLPCFLYAESLGGAIAMLIHLRGTGRGWDGAVLNGAMCGISPKFKPPWPLEHLLWLAAAVAPTWQVAFTRGSIPDLSFKVEWKRKLALSSPRRTVARPRAATALELLRVCREVQAKFEQVTLPLLIVHGGDDVVCDPACVEDLFRRASSKDKTLRIYPGMWHQLIGEPDDNVELVFGEILHWLRLRARGRTHLVH, encoded by the coding sequence ATGGTTCACCCTGTAGCAGAGGCGGACGAGCGGAGCCCGTTCGGGCGGCTGAGCGCTCCGGAGTTCTACGCGCGCCACTCCATCTCCCACTCCTCATCCTCCTTCGTGAATCCCCGCGGCCTCCGGATATTCACCCAGCGCTGGGCCCCCCTCCCCCCGGCCGAGATCATGGGCACCATCGGCGTCATCCACGGCTTCACGGGGGAGTCCAGCTGGATGGTCCAGCTCACGGCGGTGCACTTCGCCAAGGCCGGCTTCGCCGTGGGCGCCCTCGACCACCAGGGCCACGGCTTCTCCGACGGCCTCACCAACCACATCCCCGACATCGAGCCCGTCGTCGACGACTGCGTGGCCTTCTTCGACTCCTTCCGCTCCGACTACCCGCCCTCGCTGCCCTGCTTCCTCTACGCCGAGTCGCTCGGGGGCGCGATCGCGATGCTCATCCACCTGCGGGGGACGGGGAGGGGCTGGGACGGCGCGGTGCTCAACGGCGCCATGTGCGGCATCAGCCCCAAGTTCAAGCCGCCTTGGCCCCTGGAGCACCTGCTGTGGctggccgccgccgtcgcccccACGTGGCAAGTGGCCTTCACCCGGGGCTCCATCCCGGACCTCTCCTTCAAGGTGGAGTGGAAGCGCAAGCTGGCGCTGTCCAGCCCCCGCCGGACCGTCGCCAGGCCTCGCGCCGCCACGGCGCTGGAGCTGCTCCGCGTGTGCCGCGAGGTGCAGGCCAAGTTCGAGCAGGTCACGCTGCCGCTTCTGATCGTGCACGGCGGCGACGACGTCGTCTGCGATCCCGCCTGTGTCGAGGACCTCTTCCGCCGCGCCTCCAGCAAGGACAAAACCCTCCGGATCTACCCAGGCATGTGGCATCAGCTCATCGGGGAGCCCGACGACAACGTCGAACTTGTGTTTGGCGAGATCCTTCATTGGCTCAGGCTTCGGGCCCGAGGCCGTACACATCTCGTTCACTAG